The Nitratidesulfovibrio sp. genome includes a region encoding these proteins:
- a CDS encoding cysteine hydrolase family protein, with amino-acid sequence MSSASAINPAAAPAASITALVLVDIQRDYFPGGRMALPDADSAGRRAVEILARCRAASMPIIHIRHESIRPGSTFFLPGTEGADIHPLVAPLPGEAVLTKHFPNSFRDTELLDRLRAIGATDLIVVGMMTHMCIDTTVRAAFDLGFRCRVAGDATASPALAYGGTQVDANTVRATFLAALNGVFADVTDAADLTV; translated from the coding sequence ATGTCGTCCGCATCCGCAATCAACCCCGCCGCAGCCCCGGCTGCATCCATCACGGCACTCGTTCTCGTCGACATCCAGCGCGACTACTTTCCCGGCGGGCGCATGGCCCTGCCCGATGCGGACAGCGCGGGCCGCCGCGCCGTAGAGATTCTGGCCCGCTGCCGCGCGGCGTCCATGCCGATCATCCATATCCGCCATGAAAGCATCCGCCCCGGCTCCACCTTTTTCCTGCCCGGCACGGAAGGGGCGGACATCCACCCGCTGGTGGCCCCGCTGCCCGGCGAGGCCGTGCTGACCAAGCACTTTCCCAACTCGTTCCGCGATACGGAGCTGCTGGACCGCCTGCGCGCAATCGGCGCCACAGACCTTATCGTGGTAGGCATGATGACCCACATGTGCATCGACACCACGGTGCGCGCGGCCTTCGACCTGGGCTTCCGCTGCCGGGTGGCGGGCGATGCCACGGCCTCGCCTGCGTTGGCGTACGGCGGCACGCAGGTGGACGCGAACACGGTGCGCGCCACCTTTCTGGCCGCCCTGAACGGGGTGTTTGCCGACGTGACCGAC